A single window of Electrophorus electricus isolate fEleEle1 chromosome 16, fEleEle1.pri, whole genome shotgun sequence DNA harbors:
- the LOC113580362 gene encoding LOW QUALITY PROTEIN: toll-like receptor 13 (The sequence of the model RefSeq protein was modified relative to this genomic sequence to represent the inferred CDS: inserted 1 base in 1 codon): MTNIPFNFLDGLAILKTFKARNLNINSVHPLTFTKTPNLTLLDLHKNELISLSSDAFLPVQYLTRLYMTKTGLQSIDFLMQANITKSQMLKLQNNTLSLINEIVIASLPKLFYLNLEGNYFCCDCANAWFVNWTLSNNDTQVSNAEQFKYNYPPKLRGQKLIEFDIKLCIVDVGFLCFISATALVFLIFLSSFLYHFFKRRVVCAYYILRSFLYDSKYHRKQNTYDFQYDAFISYNTHDALWVMSELLPQLEGEQDWRLCLHHRDFQPVKPIIDNIIDSIYGSRKTICVISRHYLQSEWCSREMQVASFRLXSPYYRMRSVIKKQTKLSWPKPGKDTQVFWKKLRVAIETLRTSEGGLIL, encoded by the exons ATGACAAATATCCCCTTTAATTTTTTGGATGGACTGGCTATTTTAAAGACATTCAAGGCAAGAAATCTCAATATCAACTCTGTACATCCTCTTACATTTACTAAAACTCCTAATCTTACACTCCTGGACCTCCACAAAAACGAACTGATTTCACTCTCCTCTGATGCATTTCTGCCTGTTCAGTACCTTACTAGACTTTATATGACTAAAACAGGGTTACAGTCAATTGACTTCCTTATGCAAGCAAACATTACCAAAAGTCAGATGTTAAAGCTTCAAAACAATACCCTATCACTCATTAATGAGATTGTGATAGCCTCCCTCCCTAAGTTATTTTATCTCAATCTGGAAGGAAATTATTTCTGTTGTGATTGTGCCAATGCTTGGTTCGTTAATTGGACATTAAGCAACAATGACACGCAGGTTTCAAATGCAGAGCAGTTCAAATACAATTACCCACCCAAACTCAGAGGACAAAAACTTATTGAGTTTGACATCAAGTTATGCATTGTAGATGTAGGAtttctctgttttatttccGCTACTGCTTTAGTCTTTCTGATATTTCTCAGTTCTTTTCTCTACCACTTCTTCAAAAGGCGGGTCGTCTGTGCCTACTATATTTTGCGGTCATTTCTCTATGACAGCAAATAtcacagaaagcaaaacacttATGACTTCCAGTATGATGCTTTTATTTCCTACAACACCCATGATGCACTGTGGGTTATGAGCGAGCTGTTACCCCAGCTAGAGGGAGAGCAGGACTGGAGGTTGTGTCTGCACCACAGGGACTTCCAGCCTGTTAAACCCATCATAGATAATATTATAGACAGCATCTATGGCAGCCGCAAAACCATTTGTGTGATTAGTCGCCATTACCtgcagagtgagtggtgttCCAGAGAGATGCAGGTGGCCAGTTTCAGAC TGTCTCCATACTACAGGATGAGGAgtgtaattaaaaaacaaacaaagctcagTTGGCCCAAACCAGGTAAAGACACTCAGGTCTTCTGGAAGAAACTGAGAGTTGCTATAGAAACCCTAAGAACCTCAGAAGGTGGTCTTATTCTTTGA